cagagcaagccacacaacttcttgtccaagctcttgttctctccagactggactattgtaatgctctcttggcaggccttcctgcatgttctatcaagcgtctgcaactgatccagaatgcagcagcaagagttgtcttcaatgagccaaaaaaaactCACGTCACTCCTCTCCCcacaggttacactggctaccagtaccaagatgaccactggcacggcaccaatatacctaaactcactagttcaaacttatgcgccctccagaagcttgcgttctgcaagtgaagctacgtgttctgtgctagactaactgagacttgtcatggcacttgtatactgttgttgttctctcactggtctgattgcttccattgttctcatttgtaagtcactttggatgaaagcgtctgctaaatgattaaatgtaaacgtAAATAGTAGTAACGCTTACGCGTGCACTTTGTAGGTTGGCTTTTGCAATAGCCTATAGGCTAGTACTCAATAATGTCATGATGTCTCACAAGTTCAGTATTTGCGCTAAACCTGTGCAGATTTGGCTTGGATGAACTTCCCCACGAAATTAATGTGTGAACATAACTTAGGAAAAGTAACCCGCCAGTGATGTAGCAACGTTACCCGCATTTGGCAGGTTGGCGGGTGTTAATTTCAAACcctgtatatacagtggtgtgaaaaactaataactaatatttatctctctccaaatcagcgtagcaccattttgacaaatctgtcTAGTACGCAAgcggcttacactcttctgtgtcagccgtgccacaaggatacgttttttacgtgtatttacgctttggtttgaaagcaaacagctcaTCGGCGTAGCACGGCTGGCACAGAAGAGCCTACACcatctgcatactgctcagaattgccaaaatggcgctacgctgctttggagagacacagaggtgaggaattgatgaataaagttgttttatttttgttttcttcatgtacaaaaagtattctcgtcgcttcataacgttacggttgaatcactgatgtcagatagactattctgacgatgcttttcattctttcctggaccttgacactgttacttatttggcagtctatgggacagtctcaagtctcccgattttcatccaaaatatcttaaattgtgttccgaagacgaacaaagcttttatgggtttggaacgacatggggctgattaatgacaaaattttcatattgCGATGGAGTTACCctttaaagggactttgactAGACACAACCAGGCTTAATTACTACTAGCACTGTTCATTTAAattaacccttaaaaaaaaaaaatttttcaacaGCATTAAGTTGATTAAAAGGTCTTACCCAGTAACGGAATATGATGAGGAAGGGGGTGATTGAAATACATCTATCTGTAAGGGTTACAAAGTCTCTTGGACTCCAAAGAGCCTTTATATACAAATGGAAAAACTTGGCACAGTAGAGAACCGTCCCAGAAGTCCGACCTTACAGAATTCCTCCAGGGCCATAGCAATGACTTTTACAGGAAGTCACAAAAGACTCAAGAAACTGCAGGCCTCTCTTGCATGGATAATAAAGGTCACTGTTCATGACTTTATTATCAGAAAGTCACTGGCCAAAAAATGGTATGGAAGAGTGGCAAGGAAAAAGCACTGCTAACCCATTAAGgctgatttgaattttttttggaaGATGTTCTGAATGtatcacataaaaatattatggcAATGTACTGGTGTGGGGATGATTCAGGGCCTagaacacttaaaaataattgaGAGAAATCAGTCTTCAGTCTGTAAATCGAAGCTCATGCCCAACAGGATTACTCAGCGAGAAGATGATCCAGTCCACATCTgaatggctcaaaaaaaaaaaaaaaaaaaaaaaaaaaaaagctaaagtgttggagtggcctagtcaaaatTCTGACTTGAACCCAACTAAGAAGCAGCGTCTTAAACTGGCAGCTCATGCTCAAAAACCCACCAGCATGGTTGAAATAAAGCAGTTCTGCAACACCTGGACAGGTGttggattttgttttcttcaatatAAATTAAACCGTATGCATTTAGCTTGAATGTacgcatgtaaaaaaaaaaaaaaaaaaaaaaaaaaaaaaaaaaaaaaaaaaacttcaattcaCTGAAACAATTAAGCAGCatgtaaaagaaatgtttctttactgAGTGTATTTAGTGGAATAAATCCAATTTCAAGTTGAGACAATGAGTTGACAAATTACAGTGTGATACAAAAAGCAAATATTGCCTTTGCCCAGATGTGCAAAtaaggggaaataaaaaaaaaaacccttgcatAAGATCCAGATTGGTCAATCATCTTTTTCTAATAACCTTTAATAAGATATTATAATACTGAAAAGGCTACAGTACTGTAACAAACACTTATTCGGTGCTCCAATCCACTTCACAgcaatgaatgaaataaatttaagacatatataaataaagaaatctatTTTCAATTGTGATGgttgcaaaaaatgaaaatagctttaaaaaaagcttattattaCCCATCCACAGGCTCAATAATTGTCAAATGATAATGAGAGTTTTGCTTGCCAGTCTCAATACAGTTAAGCAAAGTGAAAACCTTTCCAATCTGACTCTCTAAAGTGTAACTCGGGCATATGAACTTGCCAGAAGTCAGTCTATAATTTAAGGTGCACTTCAATCTTAAGCACTTCAAGACCAAatatccacaaaaaaacaaattttaacacCACAGACCACAAATCTAGAACAACTGTTTTAGAGCAGTGTAAGAACACAACCTACATTAGGCAAGGATCAAAAGCCTGAGTTTGAATTTACAAATGTTTGATAAGGTAAAACTAAAGTGTATGGTCAAGAAATGAGAGTGAGTTTACCACGACAAATTAGgatgtggaattttttttatcaaggcATCAGTGCTGTCAGTATCATTTAACTCTCTGTACTGTGGACTGGTTCGAAACAAGCATTGCAACATCTGTTAGAGGTTTTTGCAATTACTTAGCTGTGTTAATGTTTGTCTTTACATAACTTCTGTTTTCATTGAAAAGCTTaagatgaaatgtttttgtaCCCTTCATACCCATAAAAGTTATCAATTTAACTTGTGATCCTTTTCACTTGGCCCCCATGCAGTGCAGTTTTAgttcaattaaaagaaaaagactgtaaaaaaatccCCACGTTAAACAGCCCTATAAAAAAGGATAAAAGGATAAACTGTTAATCATCCATTAGTAAATACATTAATgtgtaacataaataataatgtcaaCTCTTGCAATGGTTGTGATGGTAGTTTGATGAATACACTTACAATTCCTCGTTGTTGTTGTAGTTGGTGATGAAGTACTGAGGCACATCATTTGTTCTCTAGATTGGGTGAAAAGATGATAATTGGAAAACTTCTGCAATGCATGTTCATTATCACACACCTATAGAATCCATcttcaaaaaagtgttttaaaaataagagtgaaaaaaaaaatctaatcaaatctgTGGATAACTCACTCCATTCTCCAAAACGATTGGATGTTCTGGTAAAAACTCAGGTTTCTTCTTAGCCATTGGACAACTTGCCAACTTGATGAGGAAGTCCCGAGTGTAGCAAATTCTTTCGGCTAcagattaaaacaacaaaaagtattACTTTAACTCCATATTATCagtgtgcattgtttttttttccttcttatcTCCTTGATACTTTTAGGGATTTATACTGAAACAGACACTTGCCTTTCTTTTTTGGTTGGGTGCTGGTGCTTTGAAGATGCAGGATTTCATAGAAATGCTCCACTTTAATAATGTTGTCCtgttcacagtaaaaaaaaaaaaaaaaaaaaacagttactggacaaaaaaaaaaaaaaaacactcagaggAAAAAGATAAGTTAAAAAAAGATGCCAGCAATTAAATTCCAAagcatgaaaatattaaaatatttcttactgGCTTCTCTACCGGCTTAACTTCAGCATAACTTTGAGGCACTATAATTGAGAAGTGCGAAGAAACACgccaacacacacagaaaaacataatCAAACTGGCATCAACTGAAATATATTAATTGGCATTTTTAAAGATCAAAACCACTGTGAACATTCCCATTTTGTACCTTGATTTATGTTCAGACGGCGCAGTGGTCTCGCTGGTTCCAGATTTCTGATGATCCTTTTAGACACATCCATTTTTCTGCTCAAGGACAAATATTTTGGTATATTACTGTGTGACCagcattaataatgtaataaatgcatgcgttttcttttacattttaattttattggcaAGCAATAGGGCAATATCTGGCTCTGTATGGATGGACGCGATCCACTAGAATCAGAcacattttttctaattaaatcaTTCCGTGTCTAAAAgccataaaattaataataaaatttagaaTATTTGCTTGAGAATTCAGAAGTCAGAGCTCCTTCCCCCAACATTTACAGCTCAATTCTGAGTAAAAGCGGAAAATAAATAGCACATAAACTAGGTTGCGGACTAATATCAGAACATCATGATAGCCTATCCATGCCATTATGAACTCAGgtatatctgttaacattagtcaTTTTGAGTACATGCATTGGTGGATTACATTAACATCAATGTTTCAAGAGGTCATATTTAagtttaagtaaatattgttagtttATAGCTCAGCAACAGGTGTTTCTGGAACTCTTATCACAGCTGAACTGGATGGTGTACAATATTATCCTGTTTTACACTAAcatcaaacaaataaactgtaaagTGCATTATAACTGAGGCAGATGGTCACCAATCTAAGGCAGGGGATGCACTCAGAACTGTTCtttttatattcagaaatataAGAGGAAAAACCCAGGAAATTCTTGATGATAGATGAGGGATATTGGCAGCTTCCTAACACTACATCCACATCATCAAGTTCATCATTTCAgttgagttttaatatttcacacGACGAATGGAAATGAGTCAGGTACTTTGTGAAAACCACCAAACACGCCCTGCTGAACTGCAAAAACAAAGAACGGCGCATACCAATGATAAATACGTGTAAAATACTGGAAATAAAGGTGGCGTGAACTTTATCATCTGACTCAATCGGCATCAACGGTGCTAGCTGCTAGCCACGATGACTGCGAACTTTTCCCTTAATCTAGTTCTTACCACATAAAACCTTCACGACAGACAAATCATTTACTGTGTTAATTAAGAATGTCACAACACAATTAGTCTAAAATAAACGCCAAATTATATTACAGCGGAAACTTACAAGTTCTCTCTGACAAAGCGTCCAGCCTCAGTCACCGCGCTGTCTGTCTCCGTCGTTTCCAAAACACATTCATTCCGCCTGAGCTCGTGACTCGCTTCTGTGCCTTCATTTTCACTGTGGATGAACTCACACtgtctcacatacacacaaaataatatttaaaatataattatccaCATCTTTTATTGTTAGCTAGTTTTTGAgggaaaaatgtttatttgtcattcgttttttctctttaaattaaCAGGTCAGATCTCCAAGTACCATCATCATTATGATAAATACGTAATCTGTATCCACCGATGTGATGAGTCTAATAAATAGATGTTTCCTCGTGCGTCATGTATGAAAAGTTCGTAAGGGAAAGGTTTTCAGTTATGATTTGGTCATGAGAAAAATGTAAGCATTCACCAAACATTGAAATGTTCTTTAAGCTACTGGTAGTTAATCTCTCCTGAAGTTAGGTGCTTTACTGAAATTACCTGATTCTTCACCTTGTGACATCTGATAAGAATGGTGTTTTTCAtaacaaatgcatttaatttatttgagtgctagtgtatttaattaaaagtccAAGGCTTTGACTACCACCCTGCTGAACAAAACTAACTTGTTTTGATTAGCAAAGGCTTATTGTTGCCCCTTTTTAAACTGCTGTGTACAACTTCTCACCCAAACCTTTGCTTTGGGTTTACTTGACTACAAAAAACCTTTGCACTGGCCATTCTAACCCATGACCTCCCTTACCTGCTGTTTGTTACAGCACTATTGTATTCTGCCACCTTATCATTGCCTGATGATTGTAAataacattgctaaaaaaaaatgcatactagCATTATTTGAATCTTCCAGATTGACACCTATAATTTATCCCTTTTTGGCACTCTTggcaaaataaccattttctgatgcattattttatttttttgctcttcaTAAAGCATGGCGTGCCAAGCGTCCCAGTTACTTCTTCATAATTACAATACCAACCATCTCTAGGATTCGTATTACCTTCTCCCGCTCCTTTTTTAAGTGTCAGGCACACACTTTTCTATACcaaggcaggtttttttttttttcttgatccaTTGTACTGCAGTGACCTCTAGTGGTTTCTTCTTTCTCAGTCGAGCACGTGATTGTTAAAAGCCGTTGTTGTGAGTACCAAAGCATTTGACTGACCTCTGTTAAATACTGTGGTTTAAATCACTTGGAAAATGATCCCATGACAATGCACTGAGCACATTGCAGAACAGTCTGttaagcaaaaagaaaaagaccCGAATGCTGATAAACTATCTACACTGAACAACATGCTGTGGTCGACAGCATGGAATAAGCATCAActacataatttataaaatctACGTAAAAATATGCaacatatatgttatatatatatatatatatatatatatatatatatatatatatatatatatatatatatatatatataatcaactGGGCAAAGAAACCATTTGTGAACCACTGCAAGAAAAAACAAGACACTGTCAGAAAGAAATCAGAAGAACAAGCTGATGCCTTTAATAGCATTAAACATGAACTGACAATTTATCTGGTTGTAGAAAGAAATTTACATACAATTTCACAATGTTAAGATTCTTTTAgatctgattttatttaaaaactaaataaatcggTGACATTTAATAAAATCTCAACTTGTAGTCATTACTCTGGGGGAAACATTCAACAGCACAAATAATACTGAGTCTAGATACTGTCACTGGCATGCATACAAATGCACTATTTTCAAACAGTCAAGATATAAAAGTATGAATCTAAATTATAGCAGTGTTTCATCTGCAGATttatgaaaagcaaaaaaaaaaattcacttgttAATCAGTGAAAAAGCacatacaactttaaaaaaaggaaataaagtaAGAAGACTGTAGTCTAAAACCATATCTAcacaaataaaatctgaatttttctGGTGCCAATTGGTCGTCCATTTAATTCTTGAAGAGCAGTGAGCGCCTCTCTGTGGGTTTCGAAAGCTACCGTTGCTGAACGTTTGGGAGCTCCATTTCTATCATACAGCAATGAGGCAGAACCTGGGATCACTCTGTATCCATAGAAGAAGTCATAAATCTCATCGATCCTTATCTGAGAGGGTAGATTGACCAATTTCAGACAAGTCGGACCGTCAAGTTGTTGGTCAGGTGATCCGTAACACTGACGTCCATTACCATCCGGTCCCGGCCCAAATGCATCATTGCGGCCAAAATTAGGCTCAAAGCGATCATGACCTCCATAACCCTGGCGCAAATTAGGCGGCATCTCAAAATCATCTCGGGGCATCGGGGTGTTCGAAAAACAAGGACCATCGTTGAAAGCTTCGGTTCTCTGGAAGTTCCTTTCTTGTGGGCTATCCATCAACTGGTCATTGACGCCAAACTTCTGCATCTGGCCAATCGTTATGCACTTAAGCATGACTTCAGATCCAAGAAACCGCTGTCCGTTTAGGGACTGTGCCGTCATGGCCTCCTTCTCAGATTGAAAGATCACCAAAGCCTCACCGAGCCCAGCACCTCTTTCATCCCGCAATAAGACAACCCTATCCTCTGAGAGCGGATATCCATGAAAGAAGTCCATGATCTCCACCTTACGAACGTCAAATGGGAGATTGCGCACGTAGAGACACCTCAACTGCGAGTCAGGATTGTTTCGTTGAGACTGGGGTGCTTCTGCGGAACGTCTCGACTCTTTTCCCTCGTCCCTTGAGTCAACAGACGATTCCAACAAGGTGACCATTTTCTCCTTGGAGATGGGTGACACGTACACTACCTTGTTCATCAACATTTCCTTATTATGAGCCAAACCAGCACAATAGTCTGTGAGACTTCTAAACACCACAACAGCCGATCTGGTCCTATCATCCTTTTTTTGGGCAAAGATAATAATCTGATCATCTTTCAAAGAAACCGGATGAAGTAACACCCTCAAATCTCTCTTTTCAACCATGTAAGGCAAGTTCTCAAACATGACACAGTATTCTTCATGAGAGGGCGATCGTGATCTTGACTTGTAGGAAATGGGAGATCGAGATCTCGCTCGCTCTAAGGATGCTCTTTTCCGATTGTCCGGTTTAACGAGACCTCCTTCTGCCAGCCACTGCTCCTCGGAGCATCTTGTTACTTGGATATACCGCGGTCCAATGTATTCTCGATCCCTCTTCAGACCTTCAACTGCATCCTGTTTGGTAGCAAGGCGCACAATACTCTGGCCGTTGAACTGTCCTCTGGGGTTTCTCAAAAACATAATGTCTTCAATCTGTAACCCACTGAAAAAGTTATAGACATTGTCCTTTGTCGCAGAGAATGGCATCCCTGTCAATTTCAGATAAACCTCATCTCTCTCTGTTGTGCTTCCTTCTCTCTGGTGTCGTGTCTCACTGAATGAAGATAGAGAAGGCCTGTTCCTCATCTCTTGATGATCCGGCCTTCGTATGTCTAATCTTGGGTCCTTATTGAATGGTAGAGGACCTCGTTCCGCAGAAGGACTTTTGACAACCTCCTTGTACATGCCCCTGCTTTTTAACTCAGGCCTTCTAGTGCTTTCCTCGAGAACACTCTGCATTTCTGACTTGCTACTCAGGAGCAAGTTGACGGGAGAGCCCTTAATGCAGCCCCCTGAGCGCGTCATCGCTCGCCTCGCATCTTCGTCAGATGCAAATATTATGAAAGCTTCCTCAAGCTCCCCACCAACTATATGAACCCCACCATCAGGTATTCTGAGCCCAGTGAAGAAATTGCGAATGTCCTCAGAACCAGCCGTGATTCTGAGTCCCTGTAATCGGATGACCACAGCCATGATGGAGCATACACAACAGGACCTGCAGACAAGGGGCACATATAATAGCGTTATCGCTGACTCAACTACTGCCTCCATATAACAATATTCAAAAGAGATCCCAACTTTCATTTTCAAACCAAGGTTAAACTGCAAAGTTATGTGAAACTGACTTcttacagccaaaaaaaaaaactaacaaagaaaacaaagcgCTAACAACAATAACAGCCGGTCTGCAGCAAATAATGTCATCTTCGGATCAAGAAAAACAACTTTGTTTCACAAGATTTGGATTAACAGGAAAGGCTAGTTTTACAACCTTCAACATCATTCTTTCAGTTTCCATGTGCAACTGTGCAAGTAATATGAACTCCATTCACAATTAAACCTGATTAATTAAAAACTGACTACACTATCAGAGAGAACCTCTGTATCAGTTTAAAGAATTTACAGATATCGCTACTAGCATCCGTACAGCTAAAAGTCACATATCGCAAATATGATTAAACTCtgtttgttataattttataatatgcaGTTTCCAATAGAAACTCATCTACAGTAGACAATGGAGTACCTCAACTCATTAAGTATTTCAAATAACAAGGCTCTTAACATGAAGCTCAACAGCCACTTACAAACTGTACTGTACAGCCATCAAACAATACAATTCAAACAATCCAATACACCGAACACACAATTCCACCTTCAGTGCAACATCTGAactataaatgcttttaaatcagtggttctcaagaagggggcctcagcaaactcaGTTTTGCAAAAcgattgttattatttaaatttgataagtttttgccttttttagaCAGCACGGTTGAAGGATTGAGACAGGAAAGAATGAGGAAGGTGAGCAGGGAACAAGACTGGCAAAGGAACACAAGCTGGGACATCTACacttctaaaataaacaaaactaatcatacttaatattttaatgaatcgTGTTTAATcatggttaaagggttagttcacccaaaaatgaaaataagcccataaattactcaccctcaagtcatcccaGGTGTatattagagcccgaccgatatgttttttttggggcagataccgatattagggagtaaaaaggCGGATATCGATATATCTGccgatattctttgtgtatattatagtacagtaccagtcaaatgtttggacactttcccatccatgtgtccaaacatttgactggtactgtatatacataaccagtgatcactcaaatgtggtgatgAAACACTTATAATGACATGAAAGAGATATGAAATGGACGCAGggcatttaacaataaactttattatccaaaatgagtctgacattaGTGCACTGAACAGTGAAGTTTAagtttattcaaatttaattaaattcaattccaTTCAACTTTATTCTGTTGAAGTTCatttcacttcggaacattcattcacggatttgcactcgTTTGTCTTCACACACATacgaaacttactagagaagtgtgaagtgtgatataatatatctctgtaaataaatacaatataaattcacgTCTCGCGCACTTTAATTCCCTTTGAATGTAACATGTATGTTCCCTTAGAACTGTAATCATGGCAGAATTTCACGTGaagtccacttcacagggcacttacggaACAAGATAcctgtgttcctgtagctcagtagctgtagctcagtggtagagcattgcgttagcagcacaaaaggttgtgggtttaattcccagggaacacatgttaggtaaaaaagttagcctgaatgcactgttagcctgaatgcactgtaagtcgctttggataaaagcatctgctaaatgtacaAATGTGTTAGTGAGCACAAGATACCTCCTTTCTGAAGTGAAAGTGTTGACTGGTGTCAACGTGTCATATCTTGGGAACACCACCCTCCGCTTGTCGGTAGCCCCCCAGGATCGCTAGATCGGTCGGTGCCGGACTGCAAATTTAACCACCCGTTAACTCCTGAACCCCAGACTCAATTCGCGTTCGAGAGGGTTCCTCGAGCTGAAGGGATCCCTCGAATTGGGTGCGGATTCGATGGAGATATGGTTGTTCAAAGTTTCAATGGTTTTCCATAGACTTGAGCTTTAAAGCACTTCATCCAGGTcaccagtagcaaacaatggagcacGCTCTGCTGGACAACCCaagtaattacaccatttcaAGCATTTTCATATCGGCGGCAGGCTAATATCAGCCAATAATATTGGCAAAATTATATATCGGTCAGGCTctagtgtatatgactttcttctttcagatgaatccagtcggagttatattaaaaattgtctttgatctttgaagctgtttaatggcactcagcgggtgttgcagtgcttcagttagagctgcacgattctggataaatggagaatcacaatttttttgtctCAAAGAGATCACGATtctgaactaaacaaaataatgtgtgacaaaatattattgctgtagtctatttaaaagtgttgaattaatttgaatgaattattaaacattttaatatacactaccagtccaaaaggttttgaacagtaagatattttatgtttttaaagaattctcttctgctcaccaagcatacatttatttgatccaaaatacagcaaaagtagtaatattgtgaaatatttttacaatttataataactgctttctattggaatatat
This genomic stretch from Cyprinus carpio isolate SPL01 chromosome B16, ASM1834038v1, whole genome shotgun sequence harbors:
- the gra gene encoding uncharacterized protein C8orf88 homolog, with translation MDVSKRIIRNLEPARPLRRLNINQVPQSYAEVKPVEKPDNIIKVEHFYEILHLQSTSTQPKKKAERICYTRDFLIKLASCPMAKKKPEFLPEHPIVLENGRTNDVPQYFITNYNNNEELAV
- the rbm12bb gene encoding RNA binding motif protein 12Bb, which gives rise to MAVVIRLQGLRITAGSEDIRNFFTGLRIPDGGVHIVGGELEEAFIIFASDEDARRAMTRSGGCIKGSPVNLLLSSKSEMQSVLEESTRRPELKSRGMYKEVVKSPSAERGPLPFNKDPRLDIRRPDHQEMRNRPSLSSFSETRHQREGSTTERDEVYLKLTGMPFSATKDNVYNFFSGLQIEDIMFLRNPRGQFNGQSIVRLATKQDAVEGLKRDREYIGPRYIQVTRCSEEQWLAEGGLVKPDNRKRASLERARSRSPISYKSRSRSPSHEEYCVMFENLPYMVEKRDLRVLLHPVSLKDDQIIIFAQKKDDRTRSAVVVFRSLTDYCAGLAHNKEMLMNKVVYVSPISKEKMVTLLESSVDSRDEGKESRRSAEAPQSQRNNPDSQLRCLYVRNLPFDVRKVEIMDFFHGYPLSEDRVVLLRDERGAGLGEALVIFQSEKEAMTAQSLNGQRFLGSEVMLKCITIGQMQKFGVNDQLMDSPQERNFQRTEAFNDGPCFSNTPMPRDDFEMPPNLRQGYGGHDRFEPNFGRNDAFGPGPDGNGRQCYGSPDQQLDGPTCLKLVNLPSQIRIDEIYDFFYGYRVIPGSASLLYDRNGAPKRSATVAFETHREALTALQELNGRPIGTRKIQILFV